In Gymnogyps californianus isolate 813 chromosome 1, ASM1813914v2, whole genome shotgun sequence, the following are encoded in one genomic region:
- the LOC127024860 gene encoding folate receptor gamma-like has protein sequence MGVGQALLVLLAACAVMPAKDPLLNICMDAKHHKTKPGPEGMLHDQCAPWKDNACCTANTSSEAHKDQSNLYNFNWNHCGLMPPKCKRHFIQDTCLYECSPNLGPWIDQADSSWRRERILHVPLCKEDCEEWWEDCKDYVTCKENWHKGWNWATGTNRCPWGSMCRPFSHVFPRPKDLCEKIWSNSYKYTTEHRGSGRCIQMWFDPAQGNPNVVVAKYYAWKKRSSPAWMEDVTPETDKAVCALPWPVLVLLPLALVVLPEAAGGCGSHGWGSL, from the exons ATGGGAGTGGGGCAGGCGCTGCTTGTGCTGTTGGCTGCCTGCGCGGTGATGCCTGCGAAGGACCCGTTGCTGAACATCTGTATGGATGCCAAACACCACAAAACCAAGCCTGGCCCAGAGGGGATGCTGCATGACCAG TGTGCTCCCTGGAAGGACAATGCCTGCTGCACAGCCAACACCAGTTCAGAAGCCCACAAGGACCAATCCAACCTGTACAACTTCAACTGGAACCATTGTGGGCTGATGCCACCCAAGTGCAAGCGCCACTTCATCCAGGACACATGCTTGTATGAGTGCTCACCCAACTTGGGGCCCTGGATTGACCAG GCTGACAGCAGCTGGCGTCGGGAGAGGATTCTTCATGTGCCACTCTGCAAAGAGGACTGCGAGGAGTGGTGGGAGGATTGCAAGGACTACGTCACGTGCAAAGAGAACTGGCACAAGGGCTGGAACTGGGCAACAG GAACAAACCGCTGTCCTTGGGGCTCCATGTGCAGACCCTTCAGCCACGTCTTCCCCCGACCAAAAGACCTGTGTGAGAAAATCTGGTCCAACTCCTACAAATACACCACAGAGCACCGGGGCAGCGGACGCTGCATCCAGATGTGGTTTGACCCTGCCCAGGGAAACCCCAATGTGGTTGTGGCGAAGTACTATGCTTGGAAAAAGAGATCTTCCCCTGCTTGGATGGAGGATGTGACTCCTGAGACCGACAAAGCCGTGTGTGCTCTGCCATGGCCTGTCCTGGTCCTGCTGCCTCTGGCCCTTGTGGTGCTCCCTGAGGCAGCTGGGGGCTGTGGATCCCATGGATGGGGGTCCCTGTGA